In the Arthrobacter zhaoxinii genome, one interval contains:
- a CDS encoding HU family DNA-binding protein, whose protein sequence is MAMNRSELVAAVAEKSGNSQTAVNGVLDAVFDIFVESVAKGEKITIPGWLAVERTDRAARTGRNPQTGETIQIPAGHSVKLTAGSKLKAAVSTKK, encoded by the coding sequence TTGGCTATGAACCGCAGTGAACTTGTTGCCGCAGTTGCAGAAAAGTCCGGCAACAGCCAGACCGCAGTCAACGGCGTGCTGGATGCCGTCTTCGACATCTTCGTAGAATCCGTTGCCAAGGGCGAGAAGATCACCATCCCGGGTTGGCTGGCAGTTGAGCGCACCGACCGCGCTGCACGTACGGGCCGCAACCCGCAGACCGGCGAAACCATTCAGATCCCGGCAGGCCACAGCGTCAAGCTGACCGCCGGCTCCAAGCTGAAGGCTGCTGTCTCCACCAAGAAGTAG
- a CDS encoding glucose-1-phosphate adenylyltransferase family protein, with protein MRVPRILTVILAGGAGGRLGSLTDHRAKPAIPVAGSYNLIDISLSNLHNSGFGDVWIVEQYKPQSLNDQLVSGRPWDLDRTQGGLRVLPPYQGGDGEGFAQGNADALYRQVDYIREFDPDLVLVLSADHLYRLDYRDVVQAHQENGAALTLVTTRINNNPGDHGVVEVTDGLVTGFEYKPSKPKTDLVAAEIFLYDTDVLLNALDTLVKRDGQLEDYGDQLIPYLVEQEKVVEYRLPGYWRDMGTPRSYHQAHQDLIDGRGLDFDDPRWPILSASPRRLPAYVGPDGIAAGSLLSPGARVEGTVRRSVLSAGAVVEAGAEVDSCVLLDGVVVRSGARIANLIVDSLAVIGGGRELDGAELDPENGVAVVGRDSKVDPPSS; from the coding sequence ATGCGCGTACCCCGAATCCTGACCGTAATTCTCGCCGGCGGTGCCGGCGGTCGGTTGGGCAGCCTGACGGATCACCGGGCTAAACCGGCCATCCCGGTCGCCGGGTCCTACAACCTGATTGACATTTCCCTCTCCAACCTCCACAACAGCGGCTTCGGCGACGTGTGGATTGTCGAGCAGTACAAGCCCCAGTCCCTCAATGACCAACTGGTCAGCGGCCGGCCCTGGGATCTGGACCGCACCCAGGGCGGACTGCGGGTGCTCCCGCCCTATCAGGGCGGTGACGGCGAAGGGTTCGCCCAGGGCAACGCCGACGCCCTGTACCGCCAGGTGGACTACATCCGTGAGTTTGATCCGGACCTCGTCCTCGTCCTCAGTGCCGACCACCTTTACCGCCTGGATTACCGCGACGTCGTCCAGGCGCACCAGGAAAACGGGGCCGCCCTGACCCTGGTTACCACCAGGATCAACAACAACCCGGGTGACCACGGAGTGGTTGAGGTAACCGATGGACTGGTGACCGGATTCGAGTACAAGCCCTCGAAGCCGAAGACGGACCTGGTGGCAGCGGAGATCTTCCTCTACGACACCGACGTCCTGCTCAACGCGCTGGATACCCTGGTGAAGCGGGACGGCCAGCTCGAAGACTACGGCGACCAGCTCATTCCCTACCTGGTGGAGCAGGAAAAGGTCGTGGAATACCGGCTGCCAGGCTACTGGCGGGACATGGGGACCCCGCGCAGCTACCACCAGGCGCATCAGGACCTGATTGACGGACGCGGCTTGGACTTCGATGACCCCCGCTGGCCGATCCTTTCCGCCAGCCCTCGGCGGCTCCCCGCTTATGTTGGGCCGGACGGCATCGCGGCCGGAAGCCTGCTGTCTCCGGGGGCGAGGGTGGAAGGCACCGTCCGCCGCAGTGTGCTCAGTGCAGGAGCCGTGGTGGAAGCCGGCGCCGAAGTGGACTCCTGCGTCCTGCTGGACGGTGTGGTGGTCCGGTCCGGTGCACGCATCGCAAACCTGATTGTGGACTCCTTGGCGGTGATCGGCGGTGGCCGGGAACTGGACGGCGCGGAGCTGGATCCGGAAAACGGGGTGGCAGTGGTGGGACGCGATTCGAAGGTGGACCCGCCGTCGTCGTGA
- a CDS encoding MFS transporter: MSKDAPPHASGTPASPSAQAARKIRRPSLRRRRLEVDDVNVVDKSMMKKAVGGTVVGNTMEWFDVGVYGYLAVTMGAVFLSDADKDAQLLFSLGVFAATFIARPLGGVVFGRLGDRIGRQKTLAITLIMMAASTCAIGVLPSYNTIGIWAPILLVLMKLLQGFSTGGEYAGATTFVSEYASDKRRGFLASILDLGSYMGFALGAAVVSVMQLTLSEQTMLDWGWRIPFLVAGPLGIIAIYFRLKIEESPAFQATMDAQEASAKAGDETDSLGTVGIFRAYWRPIVLAMVLVAAVNSVGYALTSYMPSYLTDSKGYDPVHGTLLTIPVLVLMALCIPLAGKLSDRIGRRPVLWIGAGSTIVLAIPAFILIDQGPVATTLLGLVLLAIPVTFYVGNLAATLPSLFQTSSRYGAMGISYNMAVAIFGGTAPLIMQGLITLTDNDMAPAYWLMFTSVAGAIAVIFMKESANRPMPGSMPSVDTHAEARELVAGQDENPLLDVDALPFDTLGSQQAPAGEPSGVESTDNRVEPGASR; the protein is encoded by the coding sequence ATGTCGAAAGATGCACCGCCCCACGCTTCCGGAACCCCGGCGTCACCGTCCGCACAGGCGGCCCGTAAGATCCGCAGGCCCAGCCTGCGGCGCCGCCGCCTCGAGGTGGACGATGTCAATGTCGTCGACAAATCCATGATGAAGAAGGCCGTCGGCGGAACCGTCGTCGGCAACACCATGGAATGGTTCGACGTCGGTGTTTACGGCTACCTCGCCGTCACCATGGGCGCCGTGTTCCTGTCTGACGCCGACAAGGACGCACAGCTGCTCTTCAGCCTGGGCGTCTTCGCAGCCACCTTCATCGCCCGTCCGCTGGGCGGCGTCGTCTTCGGCCGCCTCGGCGACCGTATTGGCCGGCAGAAAACCCTCGCCATCACCCTGATCATGATGGCGGCTTCCACATGCGCCATCGGCGTGCTGCCCAGCTACAACACCATCGGCATCTGGGCTCCCATCCTGCTGGTCCTGATGAAGCTGCTGCAGGGCTTCTCCACCGGCGGCGAGTACGCCGGTGCCACCACCTTCGTCTCGGAATACGCCTCCGACAAGCGGCGCGGTTTCCTGGCCAGCATCCTGGACCTGGGCAGCTACATGGGCTTTGCCCTGGGTGCCGCCGTTGTCTCGGTGATGCAGCTGACGCTGTCCGAGCAGACCATGCTGGACTGGGGCTGGCGGATCCCGTTCCTCGTCGCCGGGCCGCTGGGCATCATCGCCATTTACTTCCGGCTAAAAATCGAGGAGTCCCCGGCCTTCCAGGCCACCATGGACGCCCAGGAAGCCAGCGCCAAGGCCGGTGACGAAACCGATTCCCTCGGCACCGTGGGAATCTTCCGTGCCTACTGGCGCCCGATCGTGCTGGCCATGGTCCTCGTGGCCGCCGTCAACTCGGTGGGCTACGCCCTGACGTCCTACATGCCGTCCTACCTGACCGATTCCAAGGGCTACGACCCGGTCCACGGCACCCTGCTGACCATCCCCGTCCTGGTGCTGATGGCCCTGTGCATTCCGCTCGCCGGCAAGCTGTCGGACCGGATCGGCCGCCGCCCCGTGCTGTGGATCGGTGCGGGATCCACCATCGTGCTGGCTATTCCTGCCTTTATCCTGATTGACCAGGGACCGGTTGCCACTACGCTGCTGGGCCTGGTGCTGCTCGCCATCCCGGTGACCTTCTATGTCGGCAACCTGGCCGCCACGCTGCCCTCCCTGTTCCAGACCTCCAGCCGCTACGGCGCCATGGGGATCTCCTACAACATGGCCGTGGCCATCTTCGGCGGTACTGCTCCGCTGATCATGCAGGGCCTGATTACCCTCACGGACAATGACATGGCTCCGGCGTACTGGCTGATGTTCACCTCCGTGGCCGGAGCCATCGCGGTCATATTCATGAAGGAATCAGCCAACCGGCCGATGCCCGGTTCCATGCCCAGCGTGGACACCCACGCCGAGGCACGCGAACTGGTGGCCGGCCAGGACGAGAACCCGCTGCTCGACGTCGACGCGCTGCCGTTCGACACGCTCGGCAGCCAGCAGGCTCCGGCCGGCGAGCCCAGCGGCGTTGAGTCGACTGACAACCGCGTTGAGCCCGGCGCCAGCCGCTAA
- a CDS encoding MarR family winged helix-turn-helix transcriptional regulator: protein MTDNAPRWLNPRERQAWLALYAVSGLLPATLDADLFRRARITLFDYHVLAMVSEAEGRSLPMSELAARSNASLSRLSHVVKKLEQRGWMSRTPSPSDARVTTAALTDEGMTALEGLAPDHVKTVRQAVFDGLSDEDVADLERVGKKILARLDPCNGILGPDQAP, encoded by the coding sequence ATGACTGACAACGCCCCGCGCTGGCTAAACCCGCGAGAGCGCCAGGCCTGGCTGGCGCTGTATGCGGTGTCGGGCCTCCTGCCCGCCACGCTCGACGCCGATCTGTTCCGCCGCGCCCGGATCACCCTCTTCGACTACCACGTCCTGGCCATGGTTTCCGAGGCGGAGGGCAGGTCCCTGCCCATGAGCGAACTGGCGGCGCGGTCCAATGCCTCCCTGTCCAGGCTGTCCCACGTGGTCAAGAAACTCGAACAGCGCGGCTGGATGTCCCGGACCCCCTCACCGTCAGACGCGCGGGTGACGACGGCGGCCCTGACGGATGAGGGTATGACCGCTCTTGAGGGGCTGGCGCCGGATCACGTGAAAACCGTTCGGCAGGCAGTCTTTGACGGGCTCTCCGACGAGGACGTCGCCGATCTGGAGCGCGTGGGGAAGAAGATCCTCGCCCGTCTCGACCCGTGCAACGGCATCCTCGGCCCGGATCAGGCGCCGTAG
- a CDS encoding NHL domain-containing thioredoxin family protein, which translates to MTETVRAGYRVRASELEGRNWLNTGGRQLNLEDLRGKIVLLDFWTFCCINCLHVLDELRPLEEKYSDVLVTVGVHSPKFEHEADPVALAAAVERYEIHHPVLDDPELLTWQAYTARAWPTLVVLDPEGYIVAHLSGEGHAAGLESLVAELMEEHEAKGTLHRGDGPYVPAEPSAGDLRFPGKVTALPGGTFLVADTGHHRLVELDADLAGVRRTIGDGVKGWQDGNADTARFNEPQGVALLPADVAEKAGYDVVVADTVNHRLRSVNLATGAVQTIAGNGVQRLLDAGNQTKAGAASAGSGESAGDSSPSDSSDLLGADPLNVSLSSPWDLVWSSKLQRLVIAMAGTHQIFGFDPVTGSVSVLAGTGLEGLLDGEASAAWFAQSSGLAEDGDGNLWVADSETSALRRLVLDGTGSVHVDTAVGTGLFDFGFRDGAAAEARLQHPLGVAVLPDGSVAIADTYNGAVRRYDPVTGTVSTLARGLSEPSDVLVDTGAAEPLLIVVESNRHQLVRLPIPKEAQSVDEGARQTQRPRTAVESGLMSLTVRFAAPKGQKLDDRWGDPTQLKISASPEELLVSGGGTATGLTRELVLSDTVTDGVLHITARAAACDGEPGGDIPDHAACHMYQQDWGIPVVLQAGGESELVLDLRGLD; encoded by the coding sequence ATGACTGAAACCGTGCGCGCCGGATACCGGGTGCGGGCCTCGGAGCTTGAGGGCCGCAACTGGCTGAACACCGGCGGCCGGCAGCTGAACCTGGAGGATCTCCGCGGCAAGATCGTGTTGCTGGATTTCTGGACCTTCTGCTGCATCAACTGCCTGCACGTGCTGGACGAGCTCCGGCCCCTGGAAGAGAAATACTCGGACGTGCTGGTCACCGTGGGAGTCCATTCCCCCAAGTTCGAGCACGAAGCGGATCCGGTGGCCCTCGCCGCCGCCGTCGAACGCTACGAAATCCACCATCCCGTCCTGGATGACCCGGAGCTGCTCACCTGGCAGGCCTACACCGCCCGGGCCTGGCCCACCCTGGTGGTCCTGGACCCCGAGGGGTACATCGTGGCGCACCTGTCCGGTGAAGGGCACGCAGCAGGCCTGGAATCGCTGGTGGCCGAGCTCATGGAGGAGCACGAGGCCAAGGGAACGCTGCACCGCGGCGACGGCCCCTATGTGCCCGCGGAACCCAGTGCCGGGGACCTCCGCTTCCCGGGCAAGGTGACGGCCCTGCCGGGCGGCACCTTCCTGGTGGCCGATACCGGCCACCACCGCCTCGTGGAGCTCGACGCGGACTTGGCCGGCGTGCGCCGGACCATCGGTGACGGCGTCAAGGGCTGGCAGGACGGGAATGCCGACACCGCCCGCTTCAACGAACCCCAGGGCGTGGCACTGCTGCCCGCCGACGTGGCTGAAAAAGCCGGGTACGACGTCGTCGTGGCGGACACGGTCAACCACCGCCTGCGCTCCGTGAACCTTGCCACGGGTGCCGTGCAGACCATCGCCGGCAACGGCGTGCAGCGGCTGCTGGATGCCGGGAACCAGACCAAGGCAGGCGCGGCATCCGCCGGGTCCGGTGAAAGCGCGGGGGATAGTTCCCCCTCCGATTCCTCGGACCTGCTCGGTGCCGATCCCCTGAACGTTTCGCTGTCCTCCCCGTGGGACTTGGTCTGGTCCTCGAAACTGCAGCGGCTGGTCATTGCCATGGCCGGCACGCACCAGATCTTCGGCTTCGATCCGGTCACCGGGTCCGTGTCGGTCCTCGCCGGCACGGGTCTGGAAGGACTGCTCGACGGCGAAGCCTCCGCCGCGTGGTTTGCCCAGTCCTCCGGGCTGGCCGAAGACGGTGACGGCAACCTCTGGGTCGCCGACTCCGAAACCTCCGCCCTGCGCCGGCTGGTCCTGGACGGCACCGGAAGCGTCCACGTGGACACCGCCGTCGGCACCGGCCTCTTCGACTTCGGTTTCCGCGACGGCGCCGCCGCGGAGGCCCGGCTGCAGCACCCGCTGGGCGTCGCAGTGCTGCCGGACGGCTCCGTGGCCATTGCGGACACCTACAACGGCGCCGTGCGGCGCTACGATCCGGTCACCGGCACCGTCTCCACCCTGGCCCGCGGGCTTTCCGAGCCCTCGGATGTCCTGGTGGACACCGGTGCTGCCGAACCGCTGCTGATTGTGGTGGAGTCCAACCGCCACCAGCTGGTCCGGCTGCCGATTCCGAAGGAAGCCCAGTCCGTGGACGAGGGCGCCCGGCAGACGCAGCGGCCCCGGACCGCCGTCGAATCCGGCCTCATGTCCCTCACCGTGCGCTTTGCCGCACCCAAGGGCCAGAAGCTCGATGACCGCTGGGGCGATCCCACCCAGCTGAAGATCTCCGCTTCGCCGGAGGAACTGCTGGTTTCCGGCGGCGGCACGGCCACCGGCCTCACCCGCGAGCTCGTCCTTTCCGACACGGTGACGGACGGCGTCCTCCACATCACCGCCCGGGCGGCGGCCTGCGACGGGGAACCGGGCGGCGACATCCCGGACCACGCGGCGTGCCACATGTACCAGCAGGACTGGGGCATTCCGGTGGTGCTTCAGGCCGGCGGCGAGTCCGAGCTGGTCCTGGACCTGCGCGGACTGGACTAA
- a CDS encoding diacylglycerol/lipid kinase family protein — MSSPATPSRQRAAVIVNPIKKTDFDVRVRVAEICADEGWDEPLFFDTEEADPGHSMARKAMEAGVDLVIAAGGDGTVRCVAAELAGTTFPMGLLPLGTGNLLARNLDIGVDDPEQAVRAALNGTERRIDVVHVTVDEAVDSDTFLVMAGLGYDAGMMADTKDALKDKIGWLAYVDAGIRNLPGKPVKTTISIDGGKPIHRRLRSVMGGNCGKITGGLEIFPGARLDDGLLDILTLAPKGKLGWVGVVTGLLRRGKGSSTAVEYYQCKRAEVWTESPLDFEMDGDHLGNATHILFEMDENALRIRMPHGKKDPAVLTNPVP; from the coding sequence ATGAGCAGCCCAGCCACCCCGTCACGCCAACGTGCCGCTGTCATTGTGAACCCCATCAAGAAGACGGATTTCGACGTCCGCGTCCGGGTGGCCGAGATCTGCGCCGACGAAGGCTGGGATGAGCCGCTGTTCTTCGACACCGAGGAAGCAGACCCGGGGCATTCCATGGCGCGCAAGGCCATGGAGGCCGGCGTCGATCTGGTGATCGCCGCCGGCGGCGACGGTACCGTCCGCTGCGTGGCCGCTGAGCTGGCCGGCACCACGTTCCCCATGGGCCTGCTGCCGCTGGGCACCGGTAACCTGCTGGCCCGCAACCTGGACATCGGCGTCGACGACCCGGAGCAGGCGGTCCGCGCCGCCCTGAACGGCACCGAGCGGCGCATCGACGTCGTCCACGTGACCGTTGACGAGGCAGTGGACAGCGACACCTTCCTGGTGATGGCCGGGCTGGGGTACGACGCCGGCATGATGGCGGACACCAAGGATGCGCTCAAGGACAAGATCGGCTGGCTGGCCTACGTCGACGCCGGCATCCGGAACCTGCCCGGCAAACCCGTGAAGACCACCATCTCGATTGACGGCGGCAAGCCGATCCACCGCCGGCTGCGCAGCGTCATGGGCGGAAACTGCGGCAAGATCACCGGCGGCCTGGAAATCTTCCCCGGCGCCCGCCTCGACGACGGCCTGCTGGACATCCTGACCCTGGCACCCAAGGGCAAGCTCGGCTGGGTCGGTGTGGTGACCGGCCTGCTGCGCCGCGGCAAGGGCAGCAGCACAGCAGTTGAGTATTACCAGTGCAAGCGTGCTGAAGTGTGGACCGAGTCCCCGTTGGACTTCGAAATGGACGGCGACCATCTGGGCAACGCCACGCACATCCTGTTCGAGATGGACGAGAACGCCCTGCGGATCCGGATGCCCCACGGCAAGAAGGACCCCGCGGTCCTCACCAACCCGGTGCCGTAG
- a CDS encoding cytochrome c oxidase assembly protein, giving the protein MPKSVKTQSARSAGTDLLPQPGKGGAPRAADEDGKAVPAVRNGWLAASFVLVFISLSAALLFSGAAGVTQLGGAGTLTRWGLPVAKALQNVSMAAVIGSLVFAVAILPKNLNFRRVRKSASGRPASTEPEHPAFTRALALASAAAVAWTLSALAVMVFTYSDVSGLPLGFDPAYTAGLGSFLTDFATGRAWLAVSIIAAVVTALTFGVRSVGMLAFTLVLSLGALLPMALTGHSAGGDDHAAAVNSIGLHLLGVCLWIGGILVLAVISRQLGSITGVVLTRFSALAGFAFALVFLSGVVNASLRISSLEQLGTPWGTLVLIKAGLTLLLGVLGLMHRRWVIPRLAGANPSRTPAPEGNRGVPQGGLSAQRVLWQLITVELAIMGAVSGVAAALGRTAPPRSEEPPTDASPARILTGYDLPPELTGERYLTEWRPDWLWVAVILTLATAYLIGLVKVRRRGDKWPVLRAVCWLVGLLALGYITSGAPAIYGMVLFSTHMLGHMALTMVVPLFLVLGAPVTLALKALTPRTDGTRGIREWILIGVHSRFSKIITNPIFAAVNFAGSIVVFYYSDLFGFALREHVGHELMVVHFLLTGYIFILTMIGIDPVPGRAPYPLRLVILLATMAFHAFFGVAVMGGTALIQASYFGNMGREWGLSALADQQLGGSLMWGIGEIPTLFVAIGVAYQWSKSDARETRRSDRAAERNNDADLTAYNNMFANLAQRDAGTPDQGDR; this is encoded by the coding sequence GTGCCCAAATCCGTGAAAACCCAGTCCGCCCGCTCCGCCGGGACTGACCTGCTTCCGCAGCCCGGCAAAGGGGGCGCCCCGCGCGCAGCAGACGAGGACGGCAAAGCCGTTCCGGCTGTGCGCAACGGCTGGCTCGCAGCGTCCTTCGTGCTCGTGTTCATAAGCCTCTCCGCGGCCCTGCTGTTTTCCGGCGCGGCCGGCGTCACCCAGCTGGGGGGAGCGGGAACACTGACCCGCTGGGGCCTTCCGGTTGCCAAGGCGCTGCAGAATGTCTCCATGGCCGCCGTGATCGGCTCCCTGGTGTTTGCCGTGGCGATCCTCCCCAAGAACCTGAACTTTCGACGGGTCCGTAAATCCGCTTCCGGCCGGCCCGCGTCCACGGAGCCGGAGCATCCCGCCTTTACCCGTGCCCTGGCCCTGGCCTCCGCGGCGGCCGTTGCCTGGACGCTCTCCGCCCTGGCCGTGATGGTCTTCACCTATTCGGACGTCTCCGGTCTGCCGCTGGGCTTTGACCCCGCCTACACAGCTGGGCTGGGATCCTTCCTGACGGACTTCGCCACGGGCAGGGCGTGGCTCGCCGTGAGCATCATTGCCGCCGTGGTGACCGCCCTGACCTTCGGCGTGCGGTCCGTGGGCATGCTGGCCTTTACCCTGGTCCTTTCCCTCGGCGCCCTGCTGCCCATGGCGCTCACGGGCCACTCCGCCGGCGGGGACGACCACGCCGCCGCCGTAAACTCCATCGGCCTGCACCTGCTGGGTGTGTGCCTGTGGATCGGCGGAATCCTTGTCCTGGCCGTCATCTCCCGGCAGCTCGGGTCCATTACCGGGGTGGTACTTACCCGGTTCTCCGCCCTCGCGGGCTTCGCCTTTGCCCTCGTGTTCCTCTCCGGCGTCGTGAACGCCTCCCTGCGGATCAGCTCGCTGGAACAGCTCGGCACGCCGTGGGGAACCCTCGTGCTCATCAAAGCCGGCCTGACGCTCCTGCTGGGCGTCCTGGGGCTCATGCACCGCCGCTGGGTCATTCCCCGCCTTGCCGGCGCCAATCCGTCCCGGACCCCGGCTCCGGAAGGCAACCGCGGTGTTCCGCAGGGCGGTCTGTCCGCCCAGCGCGTGCTCTGGCAGCTCATCACCGTGGAGCTGGCCATCATGGGAGCCGTGTCCGGCGTGGCAGCCGCTCTGGGCCGCACCGCACCGCCGCGCTCGGAGGAACCTCCCACGGATGCCTCGCCTGCGCGCATCCTGACCGGGTACGACCTTCCGCCGGAGCTGACCGGCGAACGCTACCTCACCGAATGGCGGCCGGACTGGCTGTGGGTGGCGGTCATCCTGACCCTGGCCACCGCTTACCTCATCGGCCTGGTGAAGGTCCGACGCCGCGGGGACAAGTGGCCGGTCCTGCGTGCGGTCTGCTGGCTGGTCGGCCTGCTCGCGCTGGGATACATCACCTCCGGTGCCCCGGCGATCTACGGCATGGTCCTGTTCAGCACCCACATGCTGGGGCATATGGCCCTGACCATGGTGGTGCCGCTGTTCCTGGTGCTCGGCGCGCCTGTCACCCTGGCCCTCAAGGCCCTGACCCCGCGCACCGACGGCACCCGGGGGATCCGTGAATGGATCCTCATCGGGGTGCATTCACGCTTCTCGAAGATCATCACGAATCCGATTTTCGCGGCGGTCAACTTCGCCGGCTCCATTGTGGTCTTCTACTATTCAGACCTCTTCGGCTTTGCTTTGCGCGAGCACGTGGGGCACGAACTGATGGTGGTGCACTTCCTGCTCACCGGCTACATCTTCATCCTGACGATGATCGGCATCGATCCGGTGCCCGGCCGTGCGCCGTACCCGCTGCGGCTGGTGATCCTGCTGGCCACCATGGCCTTCCACGCGTTCTTCGGTGTGGCGGTGATGGGGGGAACGGCCCTCATCCAGGCTTCCTACTTCGGCAACATGGGCCGGGAATGGGGCCTGTCGGCTCTGGCGGACCAGCAGTTGGGCGGATCCCTGATGTGGGGAATCGGTGAAATCCCGACCCTCTTCGTTGCGATCGGTGTGGCTTACCAGTGGTCCAAGAGCGATGCACGGGAGACCCGCCGCTCGGACCGCGCAGCCGAGCGGAATAACGACGCCGATCTAACCGCTTACAACAACATGTTTGCAAACCTGGCGCAGCGTGACGCCGGGACCCCGGATCAAGGAGATCGTTAA
- the rpmG gene encoding 50S ribosomal protein L33 has protein sequence MAKDKDVRPIIKLKSTAGTGYTYVTRKNRRNDPDRMVLKKYDPKIRQHVDFREER, from the coding sequence GTGGCTAAGGACAAGGACGTACGTCCGATCATCAAGCTGAAGTCCACTGCGGGCACCGGCTACACCTACGTAACTCGCAAGAACCGTCGTAACGATCCGGATCGTATGGTTCTGAAGAAGTACGATCCCAAGATCCGCCAGCACGTCGATTTCCGTGAGGAGCGCTAA
- the rpsN gene encoding 30S ribosomal protein S14: MAKKSKIARNEQRKVIVERYAAKRLELKKTLVDANATDEAREAARLGLQKLPRNASPVRLRNRDQIDGRPRGTLQKFGISRVRFRNMAHAGELPGIKKSSW; the protein is encoded by the coding sequence ATGGCAAAGAAGTCCAAGATTGCCCGCAACGAGCAGCGCAAGGTTATTGTTGAGCGTTACGCTGCCAAGCGCCTCGAACTGAAGAAGACCCTGGTCGACGCAAACGCTACCGACGAAGCCCGCGAAGCTGCACGCCTCGGCCTGCAGAAGCTCCCGCGCAACGCTTCCCCGGTCCGCCTTCGCAACCGTGACCAGATTGACGGCCGCCCCCGCGGTACCCTCCAGAAGTTCGGTATCTCGCGTGTGCGTTTCCGCAACATGGCCCACGCAGGCGAACTGCCGGGCATCAAGAAGTCCAGCTGGTAA
- a CDS encoding SGNH/GDSL hydrolase family protein produces the protein MTFTQRYVALGDSFTEGVGDEDETRPNGVRGWADRVAEQLVLADKSWGYANLAIRGKKLHQVLNEQVDAAIALSPTLVTIYAGGNDILRPKVDIDAIVAAYDAGIAKLCSSGAAVLVFTGFDSGNSPVFGRTRGRTAIYNELVREAVEKNDAVLVDYWRMKNLQDERYWAVDRLHMSPAGHMLTAKKVLEVLRGTDAIDIPELEEQPARNRVEQLRRDAQWAREYLGPWVSRRLRGVSSGDNLCPRYPELTHPPLPAS, from the coding sequence GTGACTTTTACGCAGCGATACGTGGCCCTGGGAGATTCGTTTACGGAAGGCGTGGGGGATGAGGACGAGACCCGCCCGAACGGTGTGCGCGGCTGGGCGGACCGCGTGGCCGAGCAGTTGGTGCTGGCGGACAAGTCCTGGGGGTATGCGAACCTCGCCATCCGCGGCAAGAAGCTGCACCAGGTCCTGAACGAGCAGGTGGATGCGGCCATTGCTCTGTCGCCCACCCTGGTGACCATCTATGCCGGCGGCAATGACATCCTGCGTCCCAAGGTGGACATTGACGCCATTGTGGCCGCCTACGACGCCGGGATTGCCAAGCTGTGCTCCAGCGGTGCCGCAGTGCTTGTCTTCACGGGGTTCGATTCCGGCAACTCCCCGGTCTTCGGCCGCACCCGCGGACGCACTGCGATCTACAACGAACTGGTGCGCGAAGCGGTGGAGAAGAACGACGCCGTGCTGGTGGACTACTGGCGCATGAAGAACCTCCAGGACGAGCGGTACTGGGCCGTTGACCGGCTGCACATGTCCCCGGCCGGGCACATGCTCACCGCAAAGAAGGTGCTGGAAGTGCTCCGCGGCACGGATGCCATTGATATTCCGGAACTGGAGGAGCAGCCCGCGCGCAACCGTGTGGAGCAGCTGCGCCGGGACGCCCAGTGGGCCCGCGAATACCTCGGCCCGTGGGTCAGCCGCCGGCTGCGCGGAGTGTCCTCCGGAGACAACCTCTGCCCGCGCTATCCCGAGCTGACGCACCCGCCGCTGCCCGCTTCATAG
- the rpmB gene encoding 50S ribosomal protein L28 translates to MAAYCQVTGAIPGFGHSISHSHRRNKRRFDPNIQKKRYWVPSLRRNVTLQVSARGIKTIDVRGIDAVVTDLIAKGVKL, encoded by the coding sequence ATGGCAGCTTACTGCCAGGTAACCGGAGCCATCCCCGGCTTTGGTCACAGCATTTCGCACTCGCACCGCCGCAACAAGCGTCGGTTCGACCCGAATATTCAGAAGAAGCGCTACTGGGTTCCGTCCCTGCGCCGCAACGTAACGCTGCAGGTTTCTGCACGTGGCATCAAGACGATTGACGTCCGCGGTATCGACGCTGTTGTTACCGATCTGATCGCGAAGGGTGTGAAGCTCTAG